One window from the genome of bacterium encodes:
- a CDS encoding prepilin-type N-terminal cleavage/methylation domain-containing protein, whose amino-acid sequence MIRLYRKLNGFTLIELLVVIAVIALLASLLLPALAKAREMARSIKCMSNLKQIGLIAT is encoded by the coding sequence ATGATAAGGTTATATAGAAAACTGAACGGATTTACGCTTATTGAGTTGCTTGTTGTAATAGCCGTTATAGCCCTGCTTGCATCACTCTTACTACCAGCTTTGGCTAAAGCAAGAGAAATGGCAAGGAGCATAAAATGTATGAGTAACCTGAAGCAGATTGGACTAATAGCAACT